Proteins encoded in a region of the Bacillus sp. T3 genome:
- a CDS encoding GNAT family protein encodes MFTLKVDQEIELQLFQLQHAEELYLLVDKNREHLRKWLPWVDNMTSPIQYHSIIPMWLKQFADNNGFHAGIRYNGVLVGSIGFHQIDWHNSQTSMGYFLANHAQGHGIMSRSVHALLNYAFYDLGLNRIEIRCGQKNQKSRAIPERLGFTKEGIVRDGERLHYSYHNLIIYSMLNKEWTKQG; translated from the coding sequence ATGTTTACATTAAAAGTAGATCAAGAAATAGAACTCCAATTATTTCAGCTTCAACATGCAGAGGAATTATATCTTCTTGTTGACAAGAATCGTGAGCATTTACGAAAATGGTTGCCATGGGTAGACAATATGACTTCGCCAATTCAATATCATTCCATCATTCCAATGTGGCTTAAGCAATTTGCCGATAACAATGGATTTCATGCCGGAATTCGCTACAATGGAGTATTGGTAGGTTCTATCGGGTTTCACCAAATCGATTGGCATAATTCACAAACAAGCATGGGCTACTTCCTCGCCAATCATGCTCAAGGTCACGGAATTATGTCACGGTCAGTTCATGCCTTGCTTAATTATGCATTTTATGATCTCGGTTTAAATCGAATCGAAATTCGCTGTGGTCAAAAAAATCAAAAAAGCCGAGCGATACCTGAACGGCTAGGTTTTACAAAAGAAGGTATCGTACGGGATGGAGAAAGATTACATTATTCGTATCATAATTTAATAATCTACAGCATGTTAAATAAGGAATGGACTAAACAAGGTTAA
- a CDS encoding MerR family transcriptional regulator: MGELALLANVSKRTIDYYTSLGILKPERSRSNYRMYNEQALIDLKFIEECKKVHLPLEEIKRKLEINKSNVLQHSEVEKHIGEVTKQIQLLRTEITAILPLIQQLEEQQKSDLSKRLTMESSALMQSLLSLTS, from the coding sequence ATCGGTGAATTAGCACTTCTTGCAAATGTTTCAAAAAGAACCATCGATTATTATACAAGTCTCGGAATCTTAAAACCTGAACGCTCACGATCTAATTACCGCATGTACAATGAACAAGCATTAATTGATCTAAAGTTTATTGAAGAATGCAAAAAAGTTCATCTTCCTCTGGAAGAGATTAAGAGAAAATTAGAAATAAATAAATCAAACGTTCTTCAGCACTCAGAGGTAGAGAAGCATATTGGTGAAGTAACAAAGCAAATTCAGCTCCTTCGCACCGAGATTACGGCGATTTTACCATTAATTCAACAGCTTGAGGAGCAGCAAAAAAGCGACCTATCCAAAAGGCTGACGATGGAAAGCTCAGCCTTAATGCAATCCCTTTTGAGTTTAACAAGTTAA
- a CDS encoding hemolysin family protein, whose translation MDILNLVLIAILIALTAFFVASEFAIIRIRSSRIDQLIEEGNKNAIVTKKIISNLDEYLSACQLGITITALGLGWLGEPTIEHLISPLLQGINIPSSITHVIALVIAFSVVTFLHVVVGELAPKTLAIQKAEFVSLAVAQPLIMFYKVMYPFIWALNGAARVTTQMFGLKQVSEHELAHTEEELRIILSESYKSGEINQSEFKYVNKIFEFDNRIAKEIMVPRTEIISLSKEDTLETFLQVAHAEKFTRYPIIDGDKDHIIGMVNIKEIMTDIITNRENAARTLESYIRPIIRVIDSIPIHDLLVKMQKDRIHLAILMDEYGGTSGLVTVEDILEEIVGEIRDEFDMDEVPMIQKLNDQHYIMDAKVLVSEVNDILGLEIDDEDVDTIGGWILTENYEAKEGDTVFFEQYSFKIQEMEDHHIKYVEITKLVAMGESISKMPITETQVLS comes from the coding sequence TTGGACATATTAAACTTGGTTTTAATAGCCATTTTAATTGCTTTAACGGCATTTTTTGTGGCAAGTGAATTTGCCATTATTAGAATCAGAAGTTCTCGAATCGACCAATTGATTGAAGAAGGAAACAAGAATGCTATTGTTACAAAAAAAATCATTTCAAATTTGGATGAATATTTATCGGCTTGTCAGCTCGGAATAACGATTACGGCTCTCGGACTTGGTTGGCTTGGTGAACCAACAATTGAGCATTTAATCAGCCCTTTATTACAAGGAATCAATATTCCCAGCTCTATTACACATGTAATTGCACTTGTTATCGCCTTCTCAGTGGTCACATTCTTACATGTTGTCGTAGGAGAGCTGGCACCGAAAACATTAGCGATTCAAAAAGCCGAATTTGTCAGTTTAGCCGTAGCTCAGCCCCTCATCATGTTTTATAAAGTGATGTATCCTTTCATTTGGGCTCTTAATGGCGCAGCCCGTGTTACAACACAAATGTTCGGCTTAAAGCAGGTTTCAGAACACGAACTGGCTCATACAGAAGAAGAACTTCGGATCATCTTGTCGGAAAGCTATAAAAGTGGCGAAATTAACCAGTCAGAGTTTAAATATGTAAATAAAATATTTGAATTTGACAATCGAATTGCCAAGGAAATCATGGTTCCTAGAACAGAAATCATTTCGCTATCAAAGGAAGATACATTAGAAACCTTTTTACAGGTGGCACATGCAGAAAAATTCACTAGATATCCGATTATTGACGGTGATAAGGACCACATTATTGGAATGGTCAATATCAAGGAAATTATGACCGATATTATTACAAATAGAGAAAATGCTGCTCGAACACTTGAATCCTATATCAGACCAATCATTCGCGTAATCGATTCGATTCCAATCCATGATCTCTTAGTCAAGATGCAAAAGGACCGCATCCATTTAGCTATTTTGATGGATGAATATGGTGGTACATCAGGACTTGTTACGGTTGAAGATATTTTAGAGGAAATCGTCGGCGAAATTCGTGACGAGTTTGATATGGATGAAGTACCAATGATCCAAAAACTCAATGATCAGCACTACATTATGGACGCAAAGGTACTAGTAAGTGAAGTGAACGATATACTTGGACTAGAAATAGACGATGAAGATGTTGATACAATTGGTGGTTGGATTCTTACTGAAAATTATGAAGCGAAAGAAGGCGACACCGTCTTCTTTGAACAATATAGCTTTAAAATTCAAGAAATGGAAGATCACCACATTAAATATGTGGAAATTACCAAGCTAGTAGCAATGGGTGAATCCATTTCAAAAATGCCGATCACAGAAACACAAGTACTGTCCTAA
- a CDS encoding histidine kinase N-terminal domain-containing protein, protein MIATPKNKLLDFFIDQKNSIFTEWENRLLISSQDPFKEKVQQNREIIYHTIVSMLTKSGDDLEDYLRFIANKVGEERVLANSNIGDFVYNVNVGRSVLFQYLLSFQVQCTDFAITMNKINNFFDKFIYYAVSHYTEAKDKIIEEKNQFIDSTHQDRLTLLGQMTSSFVHEFRNPLTSIQGFIQLLKAEYKEMKYLDIISSELEQLNFRISQFLLLSKKEVIGKEKTAFSLNALVEEVLSFLYPSILDSKVKVLNNLNLVGEIELYGYADEIRQVFINIVFNALDVLSQYRADPTIQIKGFKLENDFVKILVSNNGPMIPEQQLNTIFEPFVTTKKLGTGLGLFVCREIIEKHKGKLACQSIPDQTSFIITLPIAKSKEQ, encoded by the coding sequence ATGATTGCTACCCCAAAAAATAAACTACTCGATTTTTTTATAGATCAAAAGAATAGCATTTTTACTGAATGGGAAAATAGACTACTTATTTCCAGTCAGGATCCGTTTAAAGAAAAGGTACAGCAAAATCGAGAAATTATTTACCATACGATTGTTAGTATGTTAACCAAATCCGGTGATGACCTAGAAGATTATTTACGATTCATCGCCAATAAAGTTGGCGAAGAAAGAGTCCTGGCCAATAGCAATATCGGTGATTTTGTTTATAACGTTAATGTCGGACGCTCCGTCCTATTTCAATATTTATTAAGTTTTCAGGTTCAGTGTACAGATTTTGCCATTACTATGAACAAAATCAATAATTTTTTTGATAAATTTATCTATTATGCTGTATCACATTATACCGAGGCAAAGGATAAAATCATTGAGGAAAAAAATCAATTTATTGATTCAACTCATCAAGACCGTCTAACTTTGCTAGGGCAAATGACCTCTAGTTTTGTCCATGAATTTCGAAATCCACTTACGTCCATACAAGGGTTCATCCAATTATTAAAAGCTGAATATAAGGAAATGAAATACCTTGATATTATTTCAAGTGAATTAGAACAATTAAACTTTCGAATATCCCAATTTTTACTTTTGTCGAAAAAAGAGGTAATCGGCAAAGAAAAAACAGCTTTTTCCTTAAATGCATTAGTTGAGGAGGTTCTATCCTTTCTGTACCCAAGTATATTGGATAGCAAAGTAAAGGTCCTCAATAATTTAAATTTGGTGGGAGAAATAGAGCTGTATGGTTATGCTGATGAAATTCGACAAGTATTCATAAATATTGTCTTTAATGCATTAGATGTATTAAGCCAGTATCGTGCTGACCCAACTATTCAAATCAAAGGGTTCAAGCTTGAAAATGACTTCGTAAAAATCTTAGTTTCTAATAACGGGCCGATGATTCCCGAGCAACAATTAAATACCATATTCGAACCATTTGTCACTACAAAGAAGCTTGGTACAGGACTTGGATTGTTCGTTTGTAGGGAAATCATTGAAAAACATAAAGGAAAGCTTGCTTGTCAATCAATTCCTGACCAAACGAGCTTTATCATTACCCTTCCAATCGCCAAATCAAAAGAACAGTAA
- a CDS encoding ATP-binding protein, whose product MNVIEKFPIELWLSLFFIIILALFSYYYKKRQNLTLAQVIDGDQSLLDVDKELDTVIQSVHSSTDWENIHIKYYSTLEQNIFIKGNKHKFHHLLIDLVKDGLEASQTGSIEIAVHEMLSSILIVIEHNGRALTKEQIKGMSKSILTTNKMGSMKGKIEVISNPSQGTSFSLIIPKASGLKANTI is encoded by the coding sequence TTGAATGTAATCGAAAAATTCCCGATTGAATTATGGTTATCCTTGTTTTTCATCATCATACTTGCACTTTTTAGCTATTACTATAAAAAAAGACAAAATTTGACCTTAGCACAAGTTATTGACGGTGATCAAAGTTTGTTAGATGTTGATAAAGAGTTAGACACAGTCATTCAATCCGTTCACTCAAGTACAGATTGGGAAAATATTCATATTAAATATTATTCGACTTTAGAACAAAACATTTTTATCAAAGGGAACAAACACAAATTTCATCATTTATTAATTGATCTTGTGAAAGATGGACTGGAAGCATCACAAACCGGAAGTATTGAAATAGCTGTTCATGAAATGCTCTCTTCGATCCTCATTGTGATCGAACATAATGGAAGGGCTTTAACGAAGGAACAAATTAAAGGAATGAGCAAATCAATCCTAACAACCAATAAGATGGGGTCGATGAAGGGAAAAATTGAGGTTATTAGCAATCCCAGCCAAGGAACAAGCTTCTCGTTAATCATTCCAAAAGCATCCGGATTAAAAGCAAACACTATATAA
- the feoB gene encoding ferrous iron transport protein B translates to MDIALLGNPNTGKTSLFNNLTGSYEYVGNWSGVTVEKKVGKFKNNHDLLIDLPGIYTLSPLSRDEGVVTDFLLTGESDRILNILDASQLERNLHLTIQLLEYGKPVVIGLNMGDVAKNRGIDVDSKALSSLLGVPVIPVIARNGNGCEQLSQIITDDHEAALNMNIVSYGKDIENKIFSFSSVLKDKTLHSPRWLTIQLIEGNGYVKKYLVGILGQEKVDEFIASVQGLVTDESLEHYIYRQRRIAIEKMVQAATKRAEKQIIPLSERVDKIVTNKYIGMPIFFVVMYLLFMLTFDWLGFPLSDALDAIISGPITTGIETVLNAIGASSFIKALILDGIVAGVGGVLVFVPQIFILFLFISILEDSGYMARVALVMDRIMESVGLNGKAFIPMMIGFGCNVPGIMAARTIETPKERLLTILLTPLMSCSARLPVYALFVGAFFVQYKAFVVLSLYILGIAIALILATVFSKTILKGETSLFVIELPPYRAPQLQAIWRSTWEKGKGFIRKAGTFIFAGSVLIWLLAYAGPNGLNVDMDHSFLAAIGGIFAPIFEPIGFGTWQAGASLITGFLAKEAIISTMNIIYFVPDNAGLQGIVAQQFTPLSAYSFMVFILLYIPCLATVATIYKETLSKKWTAFSIGYALVVAYMISLLIYQGGKLFGF, encoded by the coding sequence ATGGATATTGCACTGTTGGGGAATCCCAATACAGGAAAAACATCACTGTTTAACAACTTAACAGGCTCATACGAGTATGTTGGGAACTGGAGCGGTGTAACCGTTGAAAAGAAAGTTGGAAAGTTTAAAAATAATCATGATTTATTAATAGATTTGCCTGGAATTTATACATTAAGTCCGCTGTCACGTGACGAGGGTGTTGTAACGGACTTTTTGTTAACAGGTGAAAGTGATCGAATCTTAAATATTCTAGACGCGTCACAGCTGGAGCGAAATTTACATCTTACGATTCAATTGTTAGAATACGGAAAGCCCGTTGTTATTGGTTTAAATATGGGTGATGTAGCAAAGAATCGCGGCATTGATGTTGATTCCAAGGCTTTATCCTCCTTACTAGGTGTTCCGGTAATCCCAGTTATTGCTAGGAACGGGAACGGCTGCGAACAATTGTCGCAAATCATCACCGATGACCATGAGGCTGCTTTAAATATGAATATCGTATCCTATGGAAAAGATATTGAAAATAAGATTTTTTCCTTTAGTTCGGTACTTAAAGATAAAACGCTTCATTCACCTAGATGGTTAACAATACAGCTCATTGAGGGCAATGGATATGTGAAAAAATATTTAGTTGGAATTCTTGGACAAGAAAAGGTTGATGAATTTATTGCATCAGTACAAGGGTTAGTGACAGATGAATCGCTTGAACACTATATTTATCGTCAACGTCGTATAGCGATTGAAAAAATGGTCCAAGCCGCGACAAAACGAGCTGAAAAGCAAATCATTCCTTTAAGTGAACGAGTCGATAAAATTGTTACGAATAAATACATCGGTATGCCAATCTTTTTCGTTGTCATGTATTTGCTATTCATGCTGACTTTTGATTGGCTGGGCTTTCCATTATCAGATGCGTTAGATGCCATTATTTCAGGTCCGATTACAACAGGAATTGAAACGGTGCTAAATGCAATCGGTGCATCTAGCTTTATTAAGGCTCTTATATTAGATGGGATTGTCGCCGGTGTTGGTGGGGTCCTTGTGTTTGTACCGCAAATTTTTATTTTGTTCTTATTTATTTCTATTTTAGAGGATTCAGGATATATGGCTCGTGTTGCACTTGTAATGGACCGTATTATGGAATCAGTCGGCTTAAATGGGAAGGCTTTTATCCCGATGATGATAGGGTTTGGGTGCAATGTACCTGGTATCATGGCCGCAAGAACGATTGAAACACCGAAGGAACGCTTATTAACGATTCTCTTAACTCCATTAATGTCATGCTCAGCGCGGCTTCCTGTTTACGCCCTGTTTGTTGGTGCGTTCTTCGTACAGTATAAGGCTTTTGTTGTATTGTCACTGTATATATTAGGGATTGCAATTGCGCTAATCTTAGCAACTGTTTTTTCAAAAACAATTTTAAAGGGAGAAACGTCTCTGTTTGTAATTGAATTGCCCCCTTACCGTGCTCCACAGCTACAAGCTATATGGAGAAGTACTTGGGAAAAAGGGAAAGGTTTTATTCGAAAAGCTGGAACATTTATTTTTGCAGGATCTGTTCTTATTTGGCTACTCGCATACGCTGGACCAAATGGTTTAAATGTAGATATGGATCACAGTTTCTTAGCCGCAATTGGCGGTATTTTTGCCCCAATCTTTGAACCAATCGGTTTTGGAACGTGGCAGGCTGGGGCTTCCCTAATTACTGGGTTCCTCGCTAAAGAAGCGATTATTTCAACGATGAATATTATTTATTTTGTACCAGACAATGCAGGACTACAAGGAATTGTTGCGCAGCAATTTACACCGCTTTCTGCTTATAGCTTTATGGTCTTTATATTATTGTATATTCCATGTCTTGCTACAGTAGCAACGATTTATAAAGAAACGCTATCGAAAAAATGGACTGCTTTTTCAATTGGCTACGCATTAGTAGTTGCCTACATGATTAGCTTGCTCATATATCAAGGCGGGAAATTGTTCGGTTTTTAA
- a CDS encoding NAD(P)-dependent oxidoreductase — translation MNISILGATGRVGSLILSKALKDGHEVQALVRNSGIIPFQHPKLKWVIGNALDKEHINEVLRDVDLVISALNTDGNSTLSRAVPIIIDTMKISGISRIVTIGTAGILQSRLPPELYRFQSTESRNRSTKAAEDHLLAYHQLKESNLDWTVVCPTYLPDGNQTGSYRTEKDFLPYEGLSISTADTAEFAYNQLFSSKFLKCRVGITY, via the coding sequence GTGAACATAAGTATACTTGGAGCAACCGGCCGTGTAGGTTCATTGATTTTGTCGAAAGCACTAAAAGATGGACATGAAGTACAGGCACTTGTTCGTAATAGTGGAATAATTCCTTTCCAACATCCTAAGCTAAAATGGGTGATTGGCAACGCCTTGGACAAGGAGCACATCAACGAAGTATTGCGGGATGTGGATCTAGTCATTAGTGCCTTAAATACGGATGGAAATTCCACCCTATCAAGAGCAGTACCGATTATCATTGATACAATGAAAATCAGTGGAATTTCTCGAATTGTTACAATTGGGACGGCAGGAATCCTTCAATCACGACTACCGCCAGAGCTTTACCGGTTTCAATCAACCGAATCTAGAAATCGATCGACTAAGGCTGCTGAAGACCACCTTTTAGCCTATCATCAGCTAAAAGAATCTAATCTAGACTGGACAGTTGTTTGTCCGACCTATTTACCCGATGGGAACCAAACTGGCAGCTATCGGACCGAAAAAGATTTTCTTCCTTATGAAGGCCTTTCCATTTCCACTGCTGACACAGCAGAATTTGCTTACAACCAATTATTTTCATCAAAATTTCTAAAGTGCCGGGTTGGAATTACTTACTAA
- a CDS encoding FeoA family protein, with translation MLGFLKAGEKGKIMDLSGANHLVRRRLMDFGITNGSEVCIKCIMPFGGPVMVESCGQCVGIRRKEACQIKVEKVV, from the coding sequence GTGCTAGGGTTTTTAAAGGCAGGAGAAAAAGGAAAGATCATGGACCTTTCAGGAGCAAACCATTTAGTAAGAAGACGTCTGATGGATTTTGGTATCACAAATGGGTCAGAAGTATGCATTAAATGCATCATGCCGTTTGGTGGTCCTGTTATGGTGGAATCCTGTGGTCAATGTGTTGGCATTCGCCGAAAGGAAGCATGTCAAATTAAAGTGGAGAAGGTCGTCTAA
- a CDS encoding helix-turn-helix transcriptional regulator, whose product MTREEMIQKVSEKMQLIRTEAGYTQDKMAEIIGLSKKTLVQIEKRRTTASWSTVVTVCALFRETEMVQFLLGNDPLEVLETIAREGIDLRKQKTLGGKVWWREMDQKNGFILQQNLISSHYRILDYNFYRIFSSFDEKAALETFEELVRTRKSE is encoded by the coding sequence GTGACAAGGGAAGAAATGATCCAAAAAGTGTCTGAAAAAATGCAATTAATCCGAACAGAAGCTGGCTATACCCAAGATAAAATGGCTGAAATTATTGGCCTTTCTAAAAAAACGCTTGTCCAGATTGAAAAGAGAAGAACGACTGCAAGTTGGTCAACCGTTGTGACGGTTTGTGCTCTATTTCGAGAAACTGAGATGGTTCAATTTTTATTGGGGAATGACCCGTTAGAGGTATTAGAAACGATTGCCCGTGAAGGGATTGATTTACGCAAGCAAAAAACGCTTGGCGGAAAAGTTTGGTGGAGGGAAATGGACCAAAAAAATGGGTTCATTCTCCAACAAAATTTAATCAGCTCACATTACCGGATTCTAGACTACAATTTTTACCGAATCTTCAGCAGCTTTGATGAAAAAGCCGCCTTAGAGACCTTTGAAGAATTGGTTAGAACTAGGAAAAGTGAATAA
- a CDS encoding DedA family protein, protein MADFVLTILMALTDLGYVGIALGLMIEIIPSEIVLGYGGYMISLGKISWVGAVLAGTIGGTLAQLFLYWLGYYGGRPVLEKYGKYILINKKQIDLSEEWFKKYGTGVIFTARFIPVVRHAISIPAGIAKMSAAKFTFYTVAAIIPWTILFLYLGSVLGENWAHIKEFAQPYVMPAIIGAVVLGGLYFFVKRRMNVNPDSL, encoded by the coding sequence ATGGCAGATTTTGTTTTAACGATTTTAATGGCTTTAACAGATTTAGGCTATGTTGGAATCGCACTTGGCTTAATGATTGAAATTATTCCAAGTGAAATTGTACTTGGATATGGTGGATATATGATTTCGCTCGGGAAAATTTCGTGGGTTGGTGCTGTGCTTGCTGGAACTATTGGTGGCACACTTGCACAATTATTCCTTTATTGGTTAGGTTACTACGGTGGGAGACCTGTTTTGGAGAAGTACGGAAAATATATTTTAATTAATAAAAAACAAATCGATTTATCTGAGGAATGGTTTAAAAAGTATGGAACAGGGGTTATTTTTACAGCGCGTTTTATACCCGTAGTACGCCATGCTATTTCAATTCCAGCTGGTATTGCAAAGATGTCTGCAGCTAAATTTACTTTCTATACGGTTGCAGCGATTATTCCATGGACTATTTTGTTTTTATATCTAGGGTCTGTATTAGGAGAGAACTGGGCACATATTAAAGAATTTGCACAGCCGTATGTTATGCCAGCGATTATCGGGGCAGTTGTTCTTGGTGGTTTGTATTTCTTCGTGAAGAGAAGAATGAATGTGAATCCAGATTCATTATAA